The proteins below are encoded in one region of Tachypleus tridentatus isolate NWPU-2018 chromosome 4, ASM421037v1, whole genome shotgun sequence:
- the LOC143249663 gene encoding beta-1,4-mannosyl-glycoprotein 4-beta-N-acetylglucosaminyltransferase-like — translation MMAATGRCFILNQICCGHFPTGAMKKILFLLALVQGFLIWHYYSGKKNSQFIMFGDSSVSGHMYQSFHLSGVFHIPLTHQEDMNSLYTEISENVWCFTQGLNYISSKKDSKCICLTGWYGVDCGLPESVWSSELLLDGTRPGVWIKRRDRPRRVINGVVFTIDYDLLEIRVNELNSSVDAFLVAEQNCSTMEDDSPPPLFSKLQEGFLKKFHSKIIYVSINDISSLGFESIEDSAWEYVSQMELWKNGLKMLSDFRPDDMLIFSKMSDIPSRDVLLFFKLYDGFPEPVGFHLRTVMYNFAMLESVPSYKINSNRSEVRLMACSFTFFSSYCDYDINKLQKRKCDTNSKLLTNLQMNFKKEKYWKVGSLKTPAGWSCRWCLRPPELRKALIDQQCPNKPMGVPQVFDSLVNDNTSLAIEMFAKSGMSLDKSSFGHQVFQSENDQYYAPSYVLLNKKRFDFLLGDISERVQPVRNETVN, via the exons ATGATGGCAGCCACAGGAAGATGTTTCATTTTGAATCAG ATATGTTGTGGCCACTTCCCTACTGGTGCAATGAAGAAAATCTTATTTCTACTTGCATTGGTTCAGGGTTTTTTGATTTGGCACTACTATTCTGGAAAGAAGAATTCACAATTTATCATGTTTGGTGACAGTTCTGTTTCTGGACACATGTATCAGAGCTTTCATCTGTCAGGTGTGTTTCATATACCACTAACACATCAAGAGGACATGAATTCTTTATATACtgaaataagtgaaaatgtatGGTGCTTTACCCAAGGACTGAATTATATCAGCTCTAAAAAAGATAGTAAATGTATTTGCTTGACTGGTTGGTATGGTGTAGATTGTGGTCTTCCAGAATCTGTGTGGAGTTCAGAGTTATTACTGGATGGTACTAGACCAGGAGTATGGATTAAAAGACGTGATCGCCCCAGGAGAGTTATCAATGGTGTTGTCTTCACAATAGATTATGATCTCTTGGAAATCCGTGTCAATGAGTTGAACAGTTCAGTGGATGCATTTCTTGTAGCAGAACAGAACTGTTCTACTATGGAAGATGACTCTCCTCCACCTCTTTTCTCCAAACTACAAGAAGGATTTCTTAAgaagtttcacagtaaaattatttatgtttctataaatGATATTAGTTCTTTAGGGTTTGAATCCATAGAAGATAGTGCATGGGAGTATGTATCTCAGATGGAATTATGGAAGAATGGTTTAAAAATGTTATCAGATTTTCGTCCTGATGACATGctcatattttctaaaatgtcaGATATTCCTTCTCGTGATGTTCTTCTTTTCTTCAAACTCTATGATGGCTTTCCAGAACCAGTTGGTTTCCATTTAAGGACTGTAATGTATAATTTTGCAATGCTTGAGTCTGTACCAAGCTACAAGATCAATAGTAACAGGAGTGAAGTGAGATTAATGGCATGTTCCTTTACATTTTTCAGTTCGTACTGTGACTATGATATAAATAAGTTGCAAAAAAGGAAGTGTGATACAAATTCAAAACTGTTAACAAATTTGCAGATGAactttaaaaaggaaaaatactGGAAAGTTGGGTCTCTGAAGACACCAGCCGGTTGGAGTTGTCGATGGTGTCTTCGACCACCAGAACTGAGGAAAGCTCTTATTGACCAGCAGTGTCCAAACAAACCAATGGGTGTTCCTCAGGTGTTTGATAGCTTAGTAAATGATAATACATCACTTGCCATTGAGATGTTTGCCAAATCAGGAATGTCACTGGACAAGTCATCCTTTGGGCATCAAGTATTTCAATCAGAAAATGATCAATACTATGCCCCTTCTTACgttcttctgaataaaaaaaggtttgattTCTTATTAGGAGATATTAGTGAACGTGTACAACCAGTGAGAAATGAAACTGTGAACTAA